In Nonomuraea sp. NBC_00507, the following are encoded in one genomic region:
- a CDS encoding helix-turn-helix transcriptional regulator, giving the protein MSTDDLEALALLHDPVRRSLYDAVTAGGGDVGRGEAAEAAGVSRTLAGHHLDRLVEAGLLESGFRQQEKKGPGSGRPAKVYRRARGERSVSLPPRDYAALASVLAGVVDLLGAEEQAEEAARRAGERLAGRHAGQPVERVLGERGYEPYEEAGVVRLRNCPFHALSEEQPLLVCSMNLALCQGLLQGLGDDPARARLDPRPGECCVALSKTNMD; this is encoded by the coding sequence GTGAGTACCGACGACCTCGAGGCGCTGGCCTTGCTGCACGACCCCGTACGCCGCAGCCTCTACGACGCCGTCACCGCCGGCGGCGGCGACGTGGGCAGGGGAGAGGCGGCCGAGGCGGCGGGCGTGTCCAGGACCCTGGCCGGGCACCACCTGGACAGGCTCGTCGAGGCGGGCCTGCTGGAGAGCGGGTTCCGGCAGCAGGAGAAGAAGGGCCCGGGCAGCGGCCGTCCCGCCAAGGTCTACCGCAGGGCCAGGGGTGAGCGGTCGGTGAGCCTGCCGCCGCGCGACTACGCCGCCCTCGCCTCGGTGCTGGCCGGCGTGGTGGACCTGCTCGGGGCAGAGGAGCAGGCCGAGGAGGCGGCGCGGCGCGCGGGCGAGCGCTTGGCCGGTCGGCACGCCGGGCAGCCGGTCGAGCGGGTGCTGGGGGAGCGCGGCTACGAGCCGTACGAGGAGGCCGGGGTGGTGCGGCTGCGCAACTGCCCGTTCCACGCCTTGTCCGAGGAGCAGCCGCTGCTGGTGTGCTCCATGAACCTGGCCCTGTGCCAGGGGCTGCTCCAGGGGCTCGGCGACGACCCGGCCAGGGCGAGGCTGGATCCGCGGCCGGGGGAGTGCTGCGTCGCCCTTTCTAAAACAAATATGGATTGA
- the pafA gene encoding Pup--protein ligase, with amino-acid sequence MDRRIFGLENEYGVTCTFRGQRRLSPDEVARYLFRRVVSWGRSSNVFLRNGARLYLDVGSHPEYATPECDNVIELVTHDKAGERILEGLLVDAEKRLREEGIAGDIYLFKNNTDSAGNSYGCHENYLVGRHGEFGRLADVLIPFLVTRQIVCGAGKVLQTPRGAVYCVSQRAEHIWEGVSSATTRSRPIINTRDEPHSDAERFRRLHVIVGDSNMSETTMLLKVGATDLVLRMIEAGTVMRDLSLENPIRAIREVSHDMTGRRRVRLANGREASSLEIQQEYLSKAKDFVDRRGGDAIAHRVLELWERTLRAVDTGDLDLVSREIDWVTKYQLIERYRKKYDLPLSSPRVAQLDLAYHDVHRKRGLFYLLQKRGSVERVASDLKIFEAKSVPPQTTRARLRGEFIRKAQEKRRDFTVDWVHLKLNDQAQRTVLCKDPFRSVDERVDKLIAGM; translated from the coding sequence ATGGATCGTCGCATCTTCGGGCTGGAGAACGAGTACGGCGTGACCTGCACGTTCAGGGGACAGCGCAGGCTGTCGCCCGACGAGGTCGCGCGCTACTTGTTCCGGCGGGTCGTGTCCTGGGGCCGATCGAGCAACGTCTTCCTCCGCAACGGCGCACGTCTGTATCTGGACGTGGGCAGCCATCCTGAATACGCAACACCCGAGTGTGACAACGTCATCGAGCTCGTCACCCACGACAAGGCCGGCGAGCGCATCCTTGAAGGCCTCCTCGTCGACGCAGAGAAGCGGCTGCGCGAGGAGGGCATCGCGGGTGATATCTACCTGTTCAAGAACAACACGGACTCGGCCGGCAACTCCTACGGCTGCCACGAGAACTACCTGGTCGGCAGGCACGGGGAGTTCGGGCGGCTGGCGGACGTGCTGATCCCGTTCCTGGTGACGCGGCAGATCGTGTGCGGGGCCGGCAAGGTGCTGCAGACGCCCCGCGGCGCCGTCTACTGCGTGTCGCAACGGGCCGAGCACATCTGGGAGGGCGTCTCCAGCGCCACCACCCGGTCCCGGCCCATCATCAACACCCGTGACGAGCCGCACTCCGACGCCGAGCGGTTCCGCCGCCTGCACGTCATCGTGGGCGACTCCAACATGAGCGAGACCACCATGCTGCTCAAGGTCGGCGCCACCGACCTGGTGCTGCGCATGATCGAGGCGGGCACGGTGATGCGCGACCTGTCGCTGGAAAACCCGATCAGGGCCATCCGCGAGGTCTCCCATGACATGACCGGCCGGCGCCGGGTGCGCCTGGCCAACGGGCGGGAGGCGTCGAGCCTGGAGATCCAGCAGGAATACCTGTCGAAGGCGAAGGACTTCGTCGACCGGCGCGGCGGCGACGCCATCGCGCACCGGGTGCTGGAGCTGTGGGAGCGCACGCTGCGCGCCGTCGACACCGGCGACCTCGACCTGGTCTCGCGGGAGATCGACTGGGTGACGAAATACCAGCTGATCGAGCGCTACCGCAAGAAGTACGATCTGCCGCTGTCGTCGCCGCGGGTGGCGCAGCTGGACCTCGCCTACCACGACGTGCACCGCAAGCGTGGCCTGTTCTACCTGCTGCAGAAGCGCGGCTCGGTGGAGCGGGTGGCCTCCGACCTGAAGATCTTCGAGGCCAAGTCGGTGCCGCCGCAGACGACCAGGGCGCGGCTGCGGGGCGAGTTCATCCGCAAGGCGCAGGAGAAGCGCCGCGACTTCACCGTCGACTGGGTGCATCTCAAGCTGAACGACCAGGCGCAGCGCACGGTGCTGTGCAAGGATCCGTTCCGCAGCGTGGACGAGCGGGTGGACAAGCTCATCGCCGGGATGTAG
- a CDS encoding DUF3866 family protein: MIRWRKGEVVRIRREWPGAVELDVAVPEGECRALAYPPLVGRPEPGDEVLLNTTALAMGLGTGGYAMVVAVPNRLPQDPEGPGHLVKARYTPLQATVLGADEQDSPHHDKLREADALDEMPVVVADLHSALAPILCGLYESAPGTRVAYVMQDGGALPVWFSMAAARLREAGWLAGVVTVGQAFGGEVEAVTVHTGLLAARHVLEADVAIVTQGPGNLGTGTKWGFSGVAAGEAVNAAGVLRGRPVAALRVSEGDLRERHYGVSHHSLTAYGRVALSPADVPVPELPGEFGERVRDQAELLAVRHRLVPVPVDGLHEALRGSPVKLSTMGRGLEEDLAYFVASAAAGRLAASLLS; this comes from the coding sequence GTGATCAGATGGCGCAAGGGCGAGGTCGTACGGATCCGACGCGAGTGGCCGGGAGCGGTGGAGCTGGACGTCGCCGTCCCCGAGGGGGAGTGCCGGGCGCTCGCGTACCCGCCGTTGGTGGGCCGCCCGGAACCCGGCGACGAGGTGCTGCTCAACACGACCGCGCTCGCGATGGGTCTCGGTACGGGAGGTTACGCCATGGTGGTGGCCGTCCCGAACCGTTTGCCGCAAGATCCCGAGGGACCCGGGCACCTGGTGAAGGCCCGGTACACGCCGCTGCAGGCCACAGTGCTGGGCGCGGACGAGCAGGATTCTCCTCATCACGACAAGTTGCGCGAGGCGGACGCGCTGGATGAGATGCCGGTGGTGGTGGCCGACCTGCACTCGGCGCTCGCTCCGATCCTGTGCGGTCTGTACGAGTCCGCGCCCGGCACGCGGGTGGCGTACGTGATGCAGGACGGCGGCGCGCTGCCGGTGTGGTTCTCGATGGCCGCGGCGCGGCTGCGGGAAGCCGGCTGGCTGGCGGGCGTGGTGACGGTCGGGCAGGCGTTCGGCGGCGAGGTGGAGGCGGTCACCGTGCACACGGGCCTGCTGGCGGCCAGGCACGTGCTGGAGGCCGACGTCGCGATCGTCACCCAGGGCCCGGGCAACCTGGGCACGGGCACCAAGTGGGGCTTCTCAGGCGTGGCGGCGGGCGAGGCGGTCAACGCGGCCGGGGTGCTGCGGGGACGGCCGGTGGCGGCGCTGCGGGTCAGCGAGGGCGACCTGCGCGAGCGCCACTACGGCGTCTCGCACCACTCGCTGACCGCCTACGGCCGGGTGGCGCTGAGTCCGGCGGACGTGCCGGTGCCGGAGCTGCCCGGCGAGTTCGGCGAGCGGGTCAGGGACCAGGCCGAGCTACTGGCCGTCCGGCACCGTCTGGTGCCGGTGCCGGTGGACGGCCTGCACGAGGCGCTGCGCGGCTCGCCGGTCAAGCTGTCGACGATGGGCCGGGGGCTGGAGGAGGACCTGGCCTACTTCGTGGCCTCGGCGGCGGCCGGCAGGCTGGCGGCCTCGCTGCTGTCGTAG
- the prcB gene encoding proteasome subunit beta has translation MSSYAPELLPLRDEVLATPIGDQVPHATTIVAATFAGGVVMAGDRRATSGNIISQRDVEKVFRADEYSCMGIAGTASTGIEFARLFRVELEHYEKLEGLGMSVKGKANRLATMIRGNLAMAMQGLVVVPLFAAYDPDKDEGRIFSYDVAGGPYERERFDAIGSGSIFARGSLKKLYRDGASADDMAMTLIQALYDAADDDSATGGPDVTRKIWPIVAVIDADGFRRLSEEQISGYVDQMLEARLISPDGPIAPLR, from the coding sequence ATGAGCTCGTATGCGCCGGAGTTGCTGCCGCTGCGGGATGAGGTTCTGGCCACTCCGATCGGCGACCAGGTTCCGCACGCGACCACGATCGTGGCCGCCACCTTCGCCGGTGGCGTGGTCATGGCGGGCGACCGGCGGGCGACGTCGGGCAACATCATCTCGCAGCGTGACGTGGAGAAGGTGTTCCGCGCCGATGAATACTCGTGCATGGGCATCGCGGGCACGGCCAGCACGGGCATCGAGTTCGCCCGGTTGTTCCGCGTGGAGCTGGAGCACTACGAAAAGCTCGAGGGCCTGGGCATGTCGGTGAAGGGCAAGGCCAACCGGCTGGCCACCATGATCAGGGGCAACCTGGCCATGGCCATGCAGGGGCTGGTGGTGGTGCCGCTGTTCGCCGCCTACGACCCGGACAAGGACGAGGGGCGCATCTTCAGCTACGACGTGGCGGGCGGGCCTTACGAGCGTGAGAGGTTCGACGCGATCGGCTCGGGCTCGATCTTCGCCCGCGGGTCGCTGAAGAAGCTCTACCGCGACGGCGCGTCGGCGGACGACATGGCGATGACGCTGATTCAGGCGCTTTATGACGCGGCCGACGACGACTCCGCGACCGGCGGTCCTGACGTGACGAGGAAGATCTGGCCGATCGTGGCGGTGATCGACGCCGATGGTTTCCGCCGGCTGAGCGAGGAGCAGATCTCCGGCTACGTCGACCAGATGCTGGAAGCCCGCCTGATCTCGCCCGACGGCCCCATCGCCCCGCTGCGCTAG
- the prcA gene encoding proteasome subunit alpha yields the protein MPFGYASPEQIMRDKADYARKGIARGRSVVVLQYVDGLLFVAPNPSRALHKISEIYDRIGFAAVGRYNEFEELRRGGIRYADINGFTYDRTDVTGRGLANLYASNLGRIFTESIKSLEVEVVIAEVGETPESDAIYRLTFDGSVFDEHGFAAMGGQAEAVVSRLKERYRESMSLADALEVALQALTEPGGERPPVGQLEVAVLDRNREHRKFLRLTGARLERLLAQTSATPPPSEPPLTAPSSDTPPPTGPEGPVDDGSSPL from the coding sequence ATGCCTTTTGGATATGCGTCCCCTGAGCAGATCATGCGGGACAAGGCCGACTACGCGCGCAAGGGCATCGCGCGGGGCCGTTCCGTCGTCGTGCTGCAGTATGTCGACGGGTTGTTGTTCGTGGCGCCCAACCCGTCGCGGGCGCTGCACAAGATCAGCGAGATCTACGACCGCATCGGGTTCGCGGCCGTGGGCCGCTACAACGAGTTCGAGGAGCTGCGGCGCGGCGGCATCCGCTACGCCGACATCAACGGCTTCACCTATGACCGCACCGACGTGACCGGCCGCGGCCTGGCCAACCTCTATGCCTCCAATCTGGGCCGCATCTTCACCGAGTCGATCAAGTCGCTGGAGGTGGAGGTCGTGATCGCCGAGGTGGGTGAGACCCCGGAGAGCGATGCGATCTACCGGTTGACGTTCGACGGGTCGGTGTTCGACGAGCACGGTTTCGCGGCCATGGGAGGCCAGGCGGAGGCGGTGGTCAGCCGGCTGAAGGAGCGTTACCGGGAGTCGATGTCGCTGGCCGACGCGCTGGAGGTGGCCCTGCAGGCGCTGACGGAGCCCGGTGGGGAGCGGCCGCCGGTGGGGCAGCTGGAGGTGGCGGTGCTGGACCGCAACCGGGAGCACCGTAAGTTCCTGCGGCTGACGGGCGCGCGCCTGGAGCGTCTCCTGGCTCAGACCTCTGCCACCCCGCCTCCGTCCGAGCCGCCGCTCACGGCCCCGTCTTCCGACACCCCGCCTCCCACCGGCCCCGAAGGGCCCGTGGACGACGGCTCCTCGCCTCTGTAG
- a CDS encoding helix-turn-helix transcriptional regulator — MSGSADRLPRLLALVPYLMSHPGAQVGEVAAVFGLSEKQLIDDLQLVWMCGLPGHTPGDLIDVSWDGGEIIIDNADTIARPLRLGIDEASALLVALRMLAATPELAEVQAGSDALPRVMAKLERAAGEGAATVSSQVAVDVDATPDALPRVREGLKRGRRLSLRYYVPGRDEVTPREVDPTRVVVVDGRAYLEGWCYRAEAMRLFRLDRMLGVDVLDVPADPPEEAEPIDVTQGVFRPSPTDELVELEVSAAGRWVAEYYPCEQVTELGEGRLRVALRARDEDWILKLALRLGDTGRVVSPPRMAETVHREAGRALALYAHRS; from the coding sequence ATGAGTGGGTCGGCGGATCGGCTGCCGAGGTTGCTGGCGCTGGTGCCCTACCTGATGTCCCACCCGGGGGCGCAGGTCGGCGAGGTGGCCGCGGTGTTCGGGCTGAGCGAGAAGCAGCTCATCGACGACCTGCAGCTCGTGTGGATGTGCGGGCTGCCCGGCCACACCCCCGGTGACCTGATCGACGTGTCCTGGGACGGCGGCGAGATCATCATTGACAACGCCGACACCATCGCCAGGCCGCTGCGGCTCGGCATCGACGAGGCCAGCGCCCTGCTGGTCGCGCTGCGCATGCTGGCCGCCACTCCCGAGCTCGCCGAGGTGCAGGCCGGCAGTGACGCGCTGCCCCGGGTGATGGCCAAGCTGGAGCGGGCCGCGGGCGAGGGCGCCGCCACCGTCAGCAGCCAGGTCGCCGTCGACGTCGACGCCACCCCCGACGCGCTGCCGCGCGTGCGCGAAGGACTCAAACGGGGCCGCAGGCTGTCACTGCGCTACTACGTGCCCGGCCGCGACGAGGTGACGCCGCGCGAGGTCGACCCGACCCGGGTCGTGGTCGTCGACGGCCGCGCCTACCTCGAGGGCTGGTGCTACCGGGCCGAGGCGATGCGGCTGTTCAGGCTCGACCGGATGCTCGGCGTGGATGTGCTCGACGTGCCCGCCGACCCGCCGGAGGAGGCCGAGCCGATCGACGTCACCCAGGGCGTCTTCCGGCCCTCGCCGACCGACGAGCTGGTCGAGCTGGAGGTCAGCGCCGCCGGGCGCTGGGTGGCCGAGTACTACCCGTGTGAGCAGGTCACCGAGCTGGGCGAGGGGCGGCTGCGGGTGGCGTTGCGGGCCCGCGACGAGGACTGGATACTCAAGCTGGCGCTGCGGCTGGGCGACACCGGCAGGGTCGTCTCCCCGCCGCGGATGGCCGAGACCGTGCACCGGGAGGCCGGGCGCGCCCTGGCCCTGTACGCTCACCGGTCATGA
- a CDS encoding FKBP-type peptidyl-prolyl cis-trans isomerase, whose amino-acid sequence MLRRAVAPLLPALLLAAGCTGAPAGSLELKVGGAFGARPTIAFPDGRPAAGLQVDELATGKGARLEPDDVAIVAYTAHVWDGGQNRLVDSSFNRGAPAAFPVGRLLPGLDQALRGRTVGSRVIAAIPPEQGFGPNPPSGVQPAEELFYVVDILGAHPKGASIDGRGGTLAGVRVSGGARPKLTVPATAPPARFAAKVLERGAGRRTQAGQLVVVQYTGAVWAGRRIFDTTWTTGQPKAFRIGDGTVIKAWDRALAGVPAGSRVLMIVPPAYGYGAPGHPAYGIKGSDTLVFVVDVLAAY is encoded by the coding sequence ATGCTCCGCCGTGCCGTCGCCCCGCTCCTGCCGGCGCTCCTGCTGGCGGCCGGCTGCACGGGCGCGCCGGCGGGGAGCCTGGAGCTGAAGGTGGGCGGCGCGTTCGGCGCCAGGCCCACGATCGCCTTCCCCGACGGCAGGCCGGCGGCCGGGCTGCAGGTGGACGAGCTGGCCACCGGCAAGGGCGCGCGGCTCGAGCCGGACGACGTGGCGATCGTCGCCTACACCGCGCACGTGTGGGACGGCGGCCAGAACCGCCTGGTCGACTCCAGCTTCAACCGCGGAGCCCCGGCGGCGTTCCCCGTGGGGCGGCTGCTGCCGGGCCTGGACCAGGCGTTGCGGGGCCGCACGGTCGGCAGCCGGGTGATCGCGGCGATCCCGCCCGAGCAGGGCTTCGGCCCCAACCCGCCGAGCGGCGTGCAGCCGGCCGAGGAGTTGTTCTACGTCGTCGACATCCTCGGCGCTCACCCCAAGGGCGCCTCGATCGACGGCCGCGGCGGCACGCTGGCAGGCGTGCGCGTCAGCGGCGGCGCACGCCCGAAGCTGACGGTGCCTGCGACGGCGCCGCCTGCGCGGTTCGCCGCCAAGGTGCTCGAGCGCGGCGCCGGGCGCAGGACGCAGGCCGGGCAGCTCGTGGTCGTCCAGTACACGGGCGCGGTCTGGGCCGGCCGCCGGATCTTCGACACGACCTGGACGACGGGGCAGCCGAAGGCGTTCAGGATCGGCGACGGCACCGTGATCAAGGCCTGGGACCGGGCGCTGGCAGGCGTCCCGGCCGGCAGTCGCGTCCTGATGATCGTCCCGCCCGCGTACGGGTACGGCGCCCCGGGTCACCCCGCATACGGGATCAAGGGCTCCGACACGCTCGTCTTCGTGGTGGACGTCCTGGCCGCGTACTGA
- a CDS encoding extracellular solute-binding protein, with amino-acid sequence MRFPSRPAVIAATAVLVLTSCGTGTETSPGSITLTIAANSIQGGKNSESATWIKNWVIPEFEKTHQNVKVLFQPSGVDDEQYKTKIALDLKSKAGADVIDVDGIWVGEFAQAGYIKPLTDVGGPGVEQWEGWSQIPQAVQGLGIFDGKKYGLPQGTDGRVLFYNKTLFAKAGLPETWEPKSWQDIIDAGNKLKAAGVPVPIQINAGTAMGEATTMQGVLPLLAGAGSEIYAAGKWAGDSQAVKDVLGFYQQIYGGSGLGDPKLQQEAKGRDKSFAQFAQGKIGILAESDYFWRSVVEPNAGVAPMKDRDQVVGYTKIPAKQPGGGIRSQDHVSMSGGAVRVLNPFSKNPKLAWDLLAFMHSAEATKSQLAGQVRISSRTDVNSEVLTADPMLKYIADEVLPLTAYRPGLAVYPQVSTALQEATAAVVSGKSAGEAAAAYQTKLEEVVGGAANVGG; translated from the coding sequence ATGCGATTCCCCAGCCGACCTGCGGTGATCGCCGCCACCGCCGTCCTCGTCCTCACCTCCTGCGGCACGGGCACCGAAACCAGCCCGGGGAGCATCACCCTCACCATCGCCGCCAACTCCATCCAGGGCGGTAAGAACTCCGAGTCGGCCACCTGGATCAAGAACTGGGTGATCCCCGAGTTCGAGAAGACCCACCAGAACGTCAAAGTGCTGTTCCAGCCCAGCGGCGTCGACGACGAGCAGTACAAGACGAAGATCGCCCTCGACCTCAAGTCGAAGGCCGGCGCCGACGTCATCGACGTCGACGGCATCTGGGTGGGCGAGTTCGCCCAGGCCGGCTACATCAAGCCGCTGACCGACGTCGGCGGGCCCGGCGTCGAGCAGTGGGAGGGCTGGTCGCAGATCCCGCAGGCCGTCCAAGGGCTGGGCATCTTCGACGGCAAGAAGTACGGTCTGCCGCAAGGCACCGACGGCCGCGTCCTGTTCTACAACAAGACCCTGTTCGCCAAGGCCGGGCTGCCCGAGACATGGGAGCCCAAGAGCTGGCAGGACATCATCGACGCCGGCAACAAGCTCAAGGCCGCCGGCGTGCCCGTCCCCATCCAGATCAACGCCGGCACCGCCATGGGCGAGGCCACCACCATGCAAGGCGTGCTCCCGCTGCTGGCCGGCGCCGGCTCCGAGATCTACGCCGCCGGCAAGTGGGCCGGCGACTCGCAGGCCGTCAAGGACGTGCTCGGCTTCTACCAGCAGATCTACGGAGGCAGCGGCCTCGGCGACCCCAAACTCCAGCAGGAGGCCAAGGGCCGCGACAAGTCCTTCGCCCAATTCGCGCAAGGCAAGATCGGCATCCTGGCCGAGAGCGACTACTTCTGGCGCTCCGTCGTCGAGCCCAACGCCGGCGTCGCGCCCATGAAGGACCGCGACCAGGTCGTCGGCTACACCAAGATCCCCGCCAAGCAGCCCGGCGGCGGCATCCGCAGCCAGGATCACGTCAGCATGTCAGGCGGCGCCGTACGCGTGCTCAACCCGTTCTCCAAGAACCCCAAGCTCGCCTGGGACCTGCTCGCCTTCATGCACTCCGCCGAGGCGACGAAGTCGCAGCTGGCCGGCCAGGTGCGCATCAGCTCCCGCACCGACGTCAACAGCGAGGTGCTCACCGCCGACCCGATGCTCAAGTACATCGCCGACGAGGTGCTGCCCCTCACCGCCTACCGGCCGGGACTGGCCGTCTACCCGCAGGTGTCGACCGCTCTGCAGGAGGCCACTGCCGCCGTCGTCAGCGGCAAGAGCGCCGGCGAGGCGGCCGCCGCCTACCAGACCAAACTGGAGGAAGTGGTCGGTGGCGCGGCCAACGTCGGCGGCTGA
- a CDS encoding DUF3291 domain-containing protein, translated as MHLAELNIAHLRAPVDSAELAEFVALLEPINAIADEAPGFVWRLKESESDPTATVVHDYGDYLLINFSVWESLDTLWNYVYRSAHLGVLRRRREWFLRMAEPYMVMWWVPEGHIPSLAEGMARLERLKAEGPSPEAFTFKDAYDSSEAASLPAAAEATK; from the coding sequence ATGCATCTCGCAGAGCTGAACATCGCCCATTTGCGCGCGCCCGTCGACTCCGCCGAACTCGCCGAGTTCGTCGCCCTGCTCGAACCCATCAACGCCATCGCCGACGAGGCCCCCGGGTTCGTCTGGCGGCTGAAGGAGAGCGAGAGCGACCCCACCGCCACCGTCGTGCACGACTACGGCGACTACCTACTGATCAACTTCTCGGTGTGGGAGTCGCTCGACACGCTGTGGAACTACGTCTACCGCAGCGCCCACCTGGGCGTGCTGCGCCGCCGCAGGGAGTGGTTCCTGCGCATGGCGGAGCCGTACATGGTGATGTGGTGGGTCCCGGAGGGGCACATCCCGTCGCTGGCCGAGGGCATGGCGCGGCTGGAACGCCTCAAGGCGGAGGGCCCCAGCCCTGAGGCGTTCACGTTCAAGGACGCCTACGACAGCAGCGAGGCCGCCAGCCTGCCGGCCGCCGCCGAGGCCACGAAGTAG
- the tatA gene encoding Sec-independent protein translocase subunit TatA — MNLGAPEIILILVALVLLFGAKKLPDLARGVGRSLRIFKAETSKMTEDDDKPTVVQATPEPQQAPAPPQQIPAAPVISAEEQARRLEEEAARLRAGAQADKRP; from the coding sequence ATGAACTTGGGAGCTCCAGAGATCATCCTGATCCTGGTGGCGTTGGTCCTGCTCTTCGGGGCCAAGAAGCTGCCGGACCTCGCCCGTGGCGTCGGCCGGTCCCTGCGCATCTTCAAGGCCGAGACCAGCAAGATGACCGAGGACGATGACAAGCCGACGGTCGTGCAGGCCACGCCCGAGCCCCAGCAGGCGCCCGCGCCCCCGCAGCAGATCCCGGCCGCGCCGGTGATCTCCGCCGAGGAGCAGGCCCGCCGGCTCGAGGAGGAGGCCGCGCGCCTGCGTGCCGGCGCTCAGGCAGACAAGCGTCCCTGA
- a CDS encoding helix-turn-helix transcriptional regulator produces MSRRKTERLLNLVICLLATRRPLSAEQIRQAVPGYDRDGDEAFQRMFERDKNELRELGIPIDVVRDPWEDEPGYRIERQSYELPEITLEPDEAAVLGLAAQVWQRASLAEAASGALLKLRAGGVATDQPVGTGALELRVDTRDPAFPALWDAVRDQRVVRFDYRGAGSESVRSRTVEPWGVVSRRGKWYLAGFDRDRQAPRAFRLSRITGQVAALGKAGAVQVPEGVDLRAMVGFPDEPMDERVAVVRVRQGTCEGLRQLARAVHPGIDGWDEAELAFSDPERLAGWMASLGADVEVVEPPDAREAVIRRLKGAMA; encoded by the coding sequence ATGTCGCGCCGGAAAACGGAACGGTTGCTCAATCTGGTGATCTGCCTGCTCGCCACCCGGCGCCCGCTGTCGGCCGAGCAGATCCGCCAGGCCGTGCCCGGCTACGACCGGGACGGCGACGAGGCGTTCCAGCGCATGTTCGAGCGGGACAAGAACGAGTTGCGCGAGCTCGGCATCCCCATCGACGTGGTGCGCGACCCGTGGGAGGACGAGCCGGGCTACCGGATCGAGCGGCAGTCCTACGAGCTGCCCGAGATCACCCTGGAGCCCGACGAGGCCGCCGTGCTGGGGCTGGCCGCGCAGGTGTGGCAGCGCGCCAGCCTGGCCGAGGCGGCCTCAGGGGCGCTGCTGAAGCTGCGCGCCGGCGGCGTGGCCACCGACCAGCCTGTCGGCACCGGGGCCCTGGAGTTGCGCGTCGACACCCGCGACCCGGCCTTTCCCGCGCTGTGGGACGCCGTACGCGACCAGCGGGTCGTGCGCTTCGACTACCGCGGCGCCGGCAGCGAGAGCGTGCGCAGCCGCACCGTGGAGCCGTGGGGCGTGGTCAGCCGCCGCGGCAAGTGGTATCTGGCGGGCTTCGACCGCGACCGGCAGGCACCGCGCGCCTTCCGGCTCAGCCGCATCACCGGGCAGGTCGCCGCGCTCGGCAAGGCGGGCGCCGTGCAGGTGCCCGAGGGTGTCGACCTGCGGGCCATGGTCGGCTTCCCCGACGAGCCCATGGACGAGCGGGTCGCCGTCGTCCGCGTGCGCCAGGGGACGTGCGAGGGGCTGCGGCAGCTGGCCAGGGCCGTGCATCCGGGCATCGACGGGTGGGACGAGGCCGAGCTGGCCTTCTCCGACCCCGAGCGGCTGGCCGGGTGGATGGCCAGCCTCGGCGCCGACGTCGAGGTCGTCGAGCCGCCGGACGCCCGCGAAGCGGTCATCCGCAGACTGAAGGGGGCCATGGCATGA
- a CDS encoding FKBP-type peptidyl-prolyl cis-trans isomerase, whose translation MRRVLAVLAAMPLIFFAAACGSEESPATGASAGVNAGVKVTGNVGAKPTVTFPSGSPATKSSYEVIQPGNGAAVKAGDKLIVNLTVFNWDGKGNAVQGSSYDTKAPETIPVNEQLPQVLQEGFTKVKHGGRLLAVLANDSIPQQQQQTAPAEPTKVFVIDVVGAQPAALKAATGKETGQNLAGVKVENPGGDKAPTLTTKTSEKPSDKLVVKTIIEGTGAKVQPTQTLTVHYTGKIWGTDKQFDSSWERGAPAEFPLNGVIKGWQQGLAGVPVGSRVVLSIPPDLGYGDQAQQNIPAKSTLVFVVDILAAY comes from the coding sequence ATGCGCCGCGTTCTGGCCGTTCTGGCCGCCATGCCGTTGATCTTTTTCGCCGCCGCGTGCGGCTCTGAAGAGAGTCCCGCGACCGGCGCTTCCGCCGGGGTGAACGCCGGGGTGAAGGTCACCGGGAATGTGGGCGCCAAGCCCACAGTGACCTTCCCCTCCGGCTCGCCCGCGACCAAGTCGTCGTATGAGGTGATCCAGCCGGGCAACGGCGCCGCGGTCAAGGCCGGCGACAAGCTGATCGTCAACCTCACCGTCTTCAACTGGGACGGCAAGGGCAACGCCGTCCAGGGCTCCTCGTACGACACGAAGGCGCCCGAGACGATCCCGGTCAACGAGCAACTGCCGCAGGTGCTGCAGGAGGGCTTCACCAAGGTCAAGCACGGCGGCCGGCTGCTGGCCGTGCTGGCCAACGACTCGATCCCGCAACAGCAGCAGCAGACCGCGCCGGCCGAGCCGACCAAGGTGTTCGTGATCGACGTGGTCGGCGCGCAGCCGGCGGCGCTGAAGGCCGCCACCGGCAAGGAGACCGGCCAGAACCTCGCGGGCGTCAAGGTCGAGAACCCGGGCGGCGACAAGGCGCCCACGCTGACCACGAAGACCTCCGAGAAGCCGTCGGACAAGCTCGTCGTCAAGACGATCATCGAGGGCACCGGGGCGAAGGTGCAGCCCACTCAGACGCTGACCGTGCACTACACGGGCAAGATCTGGGGCACCGACAAGCAGTTCGACTCCAGCTGGGAGCGGGGGGCGCCGGCCGAGTTCCCGCTCAACGGAGTGATCAAGGGGTGGCAGCAGGGGCTGGCCGGGGTGCCGGTCGGCAGCCGGGTCGTGCTGAGCATCCCGCCGGACCTGGGGTACGGCGACCAGGCGCAGCAGAACATTCCCGCGAAGAGCACGCTGGTGTTCGTCGTGGACATCCTCGCCGCCTACTGA